A window from Telopea speciosissima isolate NSW1024214 ecotype Mountain lineage chromosome 8, Tspe_v1, whole genome shotgun sequence encodes these proteins:
- the LOC122671778 gene encoding palmitoyl-monogalactosyldiacylglycerol delta-7 desaturase, chloroplastic-like yields the protein MSRSWNTGDLSRNNWWVALLALGEGWHNNHHAFEYSARHGLDWWQLDMTWYVVRLLEVVGLATNVKVPLETQKQRMTFNNETIIST from the exons ATGTCACGTTCATGGAACACTGGGGATCTATCCAGGAACAATTG GTGGGTAGCTTTGCTTGCACTTGGAGAGGGGTGGCACAACAACCATCATGCCTTTGAGTACTCAGCTCGCCATGGACTGGACTGGTGGCAGCTCGACATGACTTGGTATGTAGTGAGACTACTTGAAGTTGTTGGATTGGCTACAAATGTGAAGGTTCCATTAGAGACTCAAAAGCAAAGGATGACTTTCAACAATGAAACTATCATCAGCACATGA